The Anomaloglossus baeobatrachus isolate aAnoBae1 chromosome 5, aAnoBae1.hap1, whole genome shotgun sequence genome includes the window TTCACTATCATTGCTGCTCATGTTTTCAACTTCTGGTAGTCTAGTATTTCTGCAGTATGAAGGCAGCACTCTCGTGCGCTACACAATATTAGAGCTATATCAAATTACTCAAGTGTACCAATTATTAAAATAACAAGAAAGAAGATGTTTGATAATATTTAGGGGCTGCAAATTGCAAGTGATAAATGTGTCTGAGTCAGCTCCTGGAGTGCCCATCTCCAACAGGGCAAGCCCACAGCGGCATATGGGCTCTATAGTAAATCTATGGGTACGTACATTCATATGTGAGAGGGTGTGTGGGGCCATATGCTACGTTTGAGCCTGTACATAACTCTGAGCATGTTCCTGCATGGTTCTTCTTCATTTTTTTCATAGCACCAGTCAAGGGTTAAAGGTGTTTTCTGGATAAGAATAAATCTGTATACTCATCTTTTTTATGATTCCTCTGCTGTCTCTATTAAAGTCTATCACCAAATGACTGTCACCACATCTCGAGCCTCTGTGTGATAACCTGCCATCCATAGGGATGACACGTCATGTGAATGGCTCAGCCAGTTACAGTCATTTGCAGGGGAATGGTAGATAATTGGAAGTGTAAATATATTAGAATTCAGATGTTAGCATTTTTTTACAGAAAATATCACTTTCATTAATTGAAAGACTAAAACAAAGAGATTTGGCTAATAgggtgaggattttttttattgtaatACTTTTTTGGAAAGCAGGACATGACAAAAGGATTTCCAACTATGTAGCATAACCACTAGGTTTCTGACAAATGGAGCAGTTTAGATAATATATGGTGGACTAGGTTCAACAGAATGAAATCCACTGGTCTCCATACACAATAGATTAAAGGGGGACCCGCTGATTTCAGTGCGTTGGTTATTTATTCAATACATATGGAACCTCTAAACTCCCCACCGACAGATGATCCTGGTGGACAGAAGGATCAGAAAAGAAGAATTAAACTTTCAGATCTATTTGTTAACGGAAGTGTAAGTGGCTGACAGAGTTGTCAGGCAGCAACTTACTCTTTGGTCCCAGTTGGAAATGCTTTCATGACATCTTGAGTGTTCCCCTGTCTTCTCTATTGGCAGCTTTATGCTTAGCAGATCTCCTCTTCTTGGATAAAGAGTAACTGTtcgtatattttttttcttttccaaaaatCAATAGTAGATGTGAAAAGAAGAAACTTTgttatatatcttatcagagaaatctgcttctttcagtCAGTTAGTGCTGATAGGATTCTAACTAGAAAGGAATTGTAGGAAAGGGGAGCTAGAGGGAAATCTGGCCCTTCTTCCTCTTCTCTCCTGTTTACATACTGTATAAGCTTATTAGTAGCAACTGCCATCTTCCATCTCAGAAAGGGATCACTCACACTGGCATTAAATACAGAGGAGAAAAACTTGCAGTGCAttaagaccaatgttattcaatgaggcagagcagatcggtGTTTTTTTCTCATgtctaattggactgagaaaaaaaaattacagcattTTGTGATTGGCAGTGTATATTGGATCAcgagcacccatacaagtctatgggtgcgtgtgaaacatcgaactgcactcgaATGATATCATAGTACAgtccgatgtacgcagagacagacaatggagaagatggaaaaattaatctctccatctactCCTCACCTGTGATCCGACTCTCAAATATGAGAGAATCAGAGCCCAGTAGAtgacagctcaaactctgctgcgagcatcaggaGTGAGTGTCCTTAGCATATCAAATCGGCTGCCATAGGCCAGTGTGATCCCAgcctaatgggaaagtcttcactgaatacagatattAGCCATGAATGGAGAATTCTGATAATGGCTGATCAGTCcttgcagagaaagaagcagatttctttgatAAGATATATACAAATTTTCGTATTTCTGTTTATATTATTGATTTCTGGAAAAAATTATACCAACAATTACTCTTAAAACAGGAAACTCCCTACTATGACAAACAGGAGATAAGGGAATGGATAGTCCCGGTAAGATAACCTTTTAGAAAATATTAGACTGtttaaagccatttttttttaaagccaATTTATGATCTAACATGCCATAGAGACATAGTACATTTTTGTATTTGCATAAGGAACAAAAACTCCTTTGTGTTTGCTTAAAAAAACGCTTAGCTCCATAAAATTCAAGTCAAATTCTTAGTCATAACAATGTTTCTGAATCTTTTGAAAGGCATCCAAACAGTAAAGCTACAAAGAATGAAATGAAGGTAATAGCATATCATAGCAGTAAATCCTGATCACAACATGACTGTCCTTTGTTCAAACAAATTATCCCCGTGTTTGAAGAATTCTTCGGTTATGTTACTTAAGAGGAATAAAGAATTGTTATTGATGAGACACTGTTTACTTGGATAATCCAGGAGAAGGACAAGTTCCTACATGCTGGTAATTACAAAGTATATAAAAATGATTAACTTTTTACATGAAGTGCACTTTTAACCAACACAATCATTAAATACAACTGGCTTCATCAATAAGTTTAATCGTCTTATTGTAAGTCTACAGTAAAGCCCAGATATGTCCAGTCATGGAACCATACATGAAATCTAAAATACTGGTGGGTCCCTATCTAAACATTAAAGGGTGTTCTCAAATTTGAAAGTTACGGTATCTCCTGTCCAAAGGGTAAGGTGTAACTTTCCAATAGATGGGGCTCTGAAGAGCTCCAGCTGAATAGAGTTGTCGGTCGGTCAGGTGCACCACAACTCCATTCAGGTTAAAAGGAGCACAGAAGATAAAACAACTGCTGTACTCGGAAATCAGAAATCTCTGGCACAACCATTAAGAATGGAGCAGTAGTGCATGATTGACCTCTGCTTCATTTAGCCAGGAGATCTCTGGATCTTGGAATTGATCAGGGCCATGACAGTCGGACACCCAGTGATTGGAAAGTTATCACTTATTCATTGGATAAGGGATAACTTTTAAAAGTTGAGAATACCtatttaaattatatttttttttctctgtgtccaACGTATAGATATGGTGAATTAATTTTGTGTACTGGATGGATTAAAAACTTTATATTCACATTTAGTACATTAGGACTACTTCCAATAATGGTCACTTGGTGTCCAGCACTGCTGAACACTAAAGTCATCATAGGACCCCAGGCAAATATTATAATAAGACAAAATTGTTAACTAGCCATGTTCAAGAAAACCTGAGTGTCCAGTTTTTGGTGTAATCATAATTTAATACAATGATTTTGTGCAATAGACCATAGGAGGGGCGGATAAATAACTAGAAAGTCTGCTAATTACTCATATTTGTTCCCAGTGCTTGGCTATTAGCTACTGTAGATTAGTTCTGATATATACCAGTGataaagccttaaagggaatctgtcagtattaTCAAAATATCTATATTGTCATGTAGTCCATAGAAAtctaaataaaatgataccttgatatctgcaatctaatGATTTTTTTCCAGAGAAATCAATTGATATTCTTGATATGTAAATGAGTTGTTAAGATCTTTGGGCTGGACACTGATCTACCTGAGAATCTGTCTTCAGAGCATCTGTAAAATGAAAGGGAACATTacctgtgtgagacatgtagatcaggagaataGACTGTCAGtcaatacatgtctcacactggtaatgtcccctttcatttaaaataagctccctttcagggagatcagtgtccggcccatagatcttaacagctcatttacaaaataagaaaaatatgtcTTTCTTTGGATAACACATATCATGTATtactttattcagcttcctatgacctacatgctcaTATGGAAGGCTTAGGATGGTTAACCgtactgacatattccctttaatatatCCGGACTAACAAAAGCTTCTTCATATCGATCTTAAATAATAGTCTAATCACTACACCGATCTAGTAATAAATGTTTGGGCAAGACCAGCTGCCCACTACTCTGCTCTGAGCAATTCGCAGTCCTATTGAAAAGCATTCATTATCTCATCCACCTCATTGAATAGAGGAGACAGGTGAGGGGTCTGCTCGCACTTTATGGAGTGTTAACACAAGCTACAGTGAGAAACAGGTGGTGCAACCTCACAGCCTAAAGAAAGAAAACAAGCTGACTTCCTCCGTCATAAAGTATTTGATTTCACATGCAAAGCCTCAGCCAACTGTGTTTAAGCTATGTAAGAAAAAGACACTTTGTAAAGCTGGGAATTTTGGTGTGAAATGATAAGGACTTGGAGAGCTGCAGCTTCTCGTTCCAGATGTATCATAAATATTTTCTTCTTTCTTTGCTAGGAACTGAATGTGCAAGCTCGTTCTTGCTCAGATACACTGCTTTAAAAGGTCTCTCTCATACTCTAAGCGTCATAAAGAAAACATCTGCTCTGACTGGCAGCAATACTGGTACAACAAAAGTCCACTGTCTTAGTATGTAAGACACGCTCAAGATAAACCTATCGCTTTAGAAAATAATCACTCACAAACACTGTGTGCCTCCCGAAATGGTAACGCTTGCATTTTCTGGACATGTGATTTCACAACTTATATTCTTTATATTTGAGCAATTTTGTGTTTGCAGAATCCTTAAACTTTTTGGACACCTTGTAGTGCAGAAAATCTTTAACTCGGCTTCAGAAAACAGCTTATGCTCTGGAGAGAGAAGTACGTCTTCCAGGAATAGATTTATCCAGTACCCGGAAAAGTAGGCAGTTTCTGTACATCAGCAGTAATCATCCACTATAAAAGCCAATCTGGATAATCCATATCTTCAGCTTCTTCCCCTGACTTTGCAATAAGAAAGACTTCCTAATTTAGGAAGTAATACACTGAAAAATGCACACATGCTTAAAAATGGCGCATTGCGGCTCAGCACGTGCAAAATTGGCCCTATCCCATCTGCCTCCCATGTTTCAAGCACAAACTTCAATGGCAGTTCTTGACCCAagatataaataatttaaatagcAAAACACTACCTCACCCAAAAATTAACCTTATCCTCTAGCAAACTGACTGATCGATTTGTAAGCGTCTTTAAGTCATTAGCCAACTTGTAGCCAAACAGTTTCATTGCTGGTTCACACACGTCCTGAACTACTTGGGCTAATTTAAATGGTATGCTGAAGCGCCATTTCTCAAACTGTTCGGAAGAGTTTTTTTGTGTCGAGTAGATGCCATTATTTTCTTGGGAAGCTTGGGTGTTCTTGATGATCCACTCTTCCACCTGTGGTGTAAGTGTGATTCCAGCAAACTGATACATTTCCTTGGCCTTTTCAAGAGGAAATCTAGCAATGTCTTCATATCGCATGAGCATGTAGCGACCTCTAAGCCAATTTGGTTGACTCAAGCCCAATTGTGCAGACATACGTATACTCTCACAGTTACCCCTAAGTTTTTGAACTTCATCCTCATGTATGGGAGCAGCTCCTTCTAGAGCCCATTTTTTCCATAATTCATATTTTCCAGAGAAGGCTACCATGCGAGATGCCAATACAGCTCTTGGGTCCCGAACTAACTGTATTATCCTCATGTCAAGTCGTGGATCTTCAACTAGAGTACGTAGAAACTCCAACTGTCGGATACGTACTGCCTTAATAGCCACATGATCCTTTCTCATACATGCTTCCATTGCTAATGTCATATTAAGAGGTCCACATCGATGATTCTTGCAGTGATACTTCTCAAAGGCTTTTTTCACAAAGGGAGTACACACTGGGTCTTCACATAAAGACTTACTAGAGCCTCTACGGAATAAGAATCTTGTGAGGTGGTTTTCAGAAGGTGGCGAAATAAAGTTCTCCAAAATATGTAGATCGCAGAGGAGAAGTTGTTGAAGAACATCTCTGTAAACAATTGCTGAACCAACCGCATTGGCACCAATCGATTCAAAAGACACCGTCCTTTCAATGTGCCAAAGTGGTTCAAACAAATAGAAGATATTTCCGTGTTGGTTAAAGAACTCTCCTACAAAAGATGAGCCTGTGCGTGTGGTGGCCATCAGCAGTATATGCCTGCGAGGCATTTTAGGGAGGTCTGCAAGAAATGGGTTTCTACCACCAAGTTGTAGGGTGACATTAACTAGTTGTTTCCTAAGCTGAGAAAAGGCAGAGTCCAGCTCActgagtgacagcaaagagccattTTCTGAGTAGACAACATTGGAGTCTGTATTATTGATCTCAAACATGTTCTGCGGCATTTGCTTCAGGTTAAGTTTGT containing:
- the CHST3 gene encoding carbohydrate sulfotransferase 3; this translates as MDRLQYSSMNLRDVLRTIRIKAKYALFIVLVVVLVIIEKENKIISKVSDKLNLKQMPQNMFEINNTDSNVVYSENGSLLSLSELDSAFSQLRKQLVNVTLQLGGRNPFLADLPKMPRRHILLMATTRTGSSFVGEFFNQHGNIFYLFEPLWHIERTVSFESIGANAVGSAIVYRDVLQQLLLCDLHILENFISPPSENHLTRFLFRRGSSKSLCEDPVCTPFVKKAFEKYHCKNHRCGPLNMTLAMEACMRKDHVAIKAVRIRQLEFLRTLVEDPRLDMRIIQLVRDPRAVLASRMVAFSGKYELWKKWALEGAAPIHEDEVQKLRGNCESIRMSAQLGLSQPNWLRGRYMLMRYEDIARFPLEKAKEMYQFAGITLTPQVEEWIIKNTQASQENNGIYSTQKNSSEQFEKWRFSIPFKLAQVVQDVCEPAMKLFGYKLANDLKTLTNRSVSLLEDKVNFWVR